One window of Alphaproteobacteria bacterium genomic DNA carries:
- a CDS encoding branched-chain amino acid ABC transporter substrate-binding protein translates to MKTSVQHTLIVLGTAAALATPAIADEIIIATAGPVTGQYAIFGEQMVRGAEMAVADINAAGGVLGKKLVLEIGDDGCEAKQAVAVANQMVNKGVVFMAGHFCSSTSIPASETYYEEGVLQISPASTNPLLTEQGFDNVFRTCGRDDQQGAVAGSFLADHFAGQNIAILHDKTAYGKGLADETRKQLAGLGISEAMYEAYTAGEKDYSALVSKLKAAGIDVIYLGGYHTEAGLIVRQARAQGLEARLVSGDALVTEEFWSITGDAGEGTLFSFSPDPAKNPNAADVVERFLTQGYKPEGYTLYTYAAVQVFAQVAEAAGSTDLDALIAALRSGSFQTVLGDIGFDDKGDVSAPGYVFYEWSQGSYDYTDM, encoded by the coding sequence ATGAAGACTTCAGTTCAACATACGCTGATCGTACTGGGCACGGCTGCCGCCTTGGCGACGCCGGCCATCGCCGACGAGATCATCATTGCCACCGCTGGGCCGGTGACGGGGCAGTACGCAATTTTCGGCGAGCAGATGGTGCGCGGCGCCGAGATGGCCGTGGCCGACATTAACGCCGCCGGTGGCGTGCTCGGCAAGAAACTGGTGTTGGAAATTGGCGACGACGGCTGCGAGGCCAAGCAGGCGGTGGCCGTGGCTAACCAGATGGTCAACAAGGGCGTGGTCTTCATGGCCGGGCATTTTTGCTCCTCGACCTCGATCCCCGCCTCCGAGACCTATTACGAGGAAGGTGTGTTGCAGATTTCGCCGGCCTCGACTAACCCGCTGCTGACGGAGCAGGGCTTCGACAATGTCTTTCGCACCTGCGGGCGCGACGACCAGCAAGGTGCCGTGGCCGGCTCCTTCCTGGCGGACCATTTCGCTGGCCAGAATATCGCCATCCTTCACGACAAGACGGCCTACGGCAAAGGCTTGGCCGACGAGACCCGCAAGCAGCTTGCGGGTCTCGGCATCAGCGAGGCGATGTACGAGGCTTATACGGCGGGCGAGAAGGACTATTCGGCGCTCGTCAGCAAGCTCAAGGCAGCCGGCATCGATGTCATCTATCTCGGTGGCTACCATACTGAGGCCGGGCTGATCGTCCGTCAGGCCCGGGCGCAAGGTTTGGAGGCGCGGTTGGTTTCGGGCGATGCCCTGGTGACCGAAGAGTTTTGGTCGATTACTGGCGATGCGGGCGAGGGCACGCTGTTTTCCTTCAGCCCCGATCCCGCCAAGAACCCCAATGCGGCCGATGTGGTCGAGCGTTTTCTGACCCAGGGTTATAAGCCCGAGGGCTACACACTCTACACTTACGCCGCCGTCCAGGTGTTCGCACAGGTGGCGGAAGCCGCGGGCTCGACCGATCTCGACGCACTGATCGCGGCGCTGCGTAGCGGTAGTTTTCAGACCGTGCTCGGCGATATCGGCTTCGACGACAAGGGCGATGTCTCGGCGCCGGGATACGTCTTCTACGAATGGAGCCAGGGCTCCTACGACTACACGGATATGTAG
- a CDS encoding MucR family transcriptional regulator — protein sequence MTHDNKSNVSPESVLGMTSNIVSSYVSHNALPADQIPELIKTVYTSLDGVQPSTSEATGQPQKPAVSVRRSITPDYIICLEDGKKLKMLKRHLRTNYSMSPEDYRAKWNLPVDYPMVAPNYAKQRSEFAKKIGLGRKKASSRRRHAKS from the coding sequence ATGACGCATGATAATAAGAGTAACGTATCTCCCGAGAGTGTTCTGGGGATGACTTCGAACATTGTGTCCTCATATGTGAGCCACAATGCTTTGCCTGCGGATCAAATCCCGGAGCTGATTAAAACCGTTTATACATCCCTCGATGGTGTGCAGCCATCCACCAGTGAGGCAACAGGGCAGCCGCAGAAGCCTGCGGTTTCAGTGCGTCGCTCGATAACGCCCGACTACATTATTTGTCTTGAAGATGGCAAGAAGCTGAAAATGCTAAAACGCCATCTACGCACCAACTACAGCATGTCTCCGGAAGACTATCGCGCCAAGTGGAATCTTCCTGTCGACTATCCGATGGTCGCGCCAAACTATGCCAAGCAACGCTCGGAGTTCGCCAAGAAGATCGGCCTCGGCCGGAAGAAGGCGAGTAGCCGCAGGCGGCACGCCAAGAGCTAA
- a CDS encoding riboflavin synthase encodes MFTGLISDVGKVRALEHSGDLRLTIGTAFDMDAVAIGASIACSGVCLTVVDKGADWFAVDVSAESLAKTTLGDWQEGRAINLERSLTVGDEIGGHLVSGHVDGVIKVLSRKPSGDSVVLAFVLPEWLAPYVAPKGSIALDGISLTVNWVMADCFEVNIIFYTQEVTTFGALAVGDLVNVEIDMQARYARRALAHAGVAT; translated from the coding sequence ATGTTTACGGGATTGATCAGTGATGTGGGCAAGGTGCGCGCTCTCGAGCACTCCGGCGATTTGCGTCTGACCATCGGCACTGCGTTCGACATGGATGCGGTCGCTATCGGCGCTTCCATTGCCTGCTCAGGGGTCTGCTTGACGGTAGTCGACAAGGGCGCGGACTGGTTCGCTGTCGATGTCTCGGCCGAGTCCCTAGCCAAGACCACGCTTGGCGATTGGCAGGAGGGCCGTGCCATCAATCTGGAGCGCTCTTTGACCGTTGGCGACGAAATCGGCGGCCATCTGGTAAGCGGCCACGTGGACGGCGTGATCAAGGTGCTGTCGCGCAAGCCATCGGGAGATTCCGTTGTGTTGGCCTTCGTTTTACCGGAGTGGCTCGCGCCGTATGTGGCGCCCAAGGGCTCGATCGCCCTAGACGGCATCTCGTTGACCGTAAACTGGGTCATGGCCGATTGTTTCGAAGTCAATATCATTTTCTACACCCAGGAGGTGACGACCTTCGGCGCTCTTGCGGTAGGCGACTTGGTCAATGTGGAGATCGACATGCAGGCCCGTTACGCGCGTCGCGCACTGGCACATGCGGGGGTGGCGACATGA
- the nusB gene encoding transcription antitermination factor NusB has translation MSAAADSALAARRGARLAAVQAMYQIDLVGTEAETVVAEMAARPSPTGALDKAFLRRLADGALAHAEALDAAISETLREGWSLARLSLTMRGILRVATYEIRDCLDVPPRVAVSEYVAIAHSFFDEDEAGFVNGALETLARRLRAVEWADGQQGK, from the coding sequence GTGAGTGCTGCGGCTGACAGCGCGCTCGCGGCCCGACGCGGCGCCCGCCTGGCGGCTGTGCAAGCGATGTATCAGATTGATTTGGTCGGTACCGAGGCTGAGACCGTTGTTGCCGAGATGGCCGCGCGCCCATCGCCGACTGGCGCGCTTGATAAGGCTTTTTTGCGACGCCTCGCTGATGGTGCACTTGCGCATGCTGAGGCGCTAGATGCGGCGATCTCCGAGACTTTGCGCGAAGGCTGGTCACTTGCACGTCTGTCGCTCACCATGCGGGGAATTTTGCGCGTCGCGACCTACGAGATTCGAGATTGCCTCGATGTGCCACCGCGTGTTGCGGTCAGCGAATATGTTGCCATCGCGCACAGCTTTTTCGACGAGGACGAGGCGGGCTTCGTTAATGGCGCGCTGGAGACCTTGGCGCGGCGTCTGCGGGCGGTGGAATGGGCTGATGGCCAACAGGGCAAGTGA
- the rpiB gene encoding ribose 5-phosphate isomerase B translates to MASESRSDVIAIAADHAGYPLKTVLAEDLRASGLNVLDLGTNSSNSVDYPTYGKVLVKALLEGKAARGVLVCGTGIGMDITANRFKGVRAANCYTAEVARLARQHNNANVLVLGGRFIDQETAGQCLRAFLETDFEGGRHQRRVAMFDET, encoded by the coding sequence GTGGCAAGCGAATCCCGATCGGACGTGATAGCCATTGCTGCCGACCATGCCGGCTATCCTTTGAAAACCGTGCTCGCTGAAGACTTGCGCGCGTCAGGCCTGAATGTGCTCGACCTGGGCACGAACTCGTCGAACTCCGTGGACTACCCAACCTATGGCAAAGTCCTGGTCAAAGCTCTTCTGGAAGGCAAGGCGGCTCGCGGCGTTTTGGTCTGTGGCACGGGCATCGGCATGGACATCACTGCGAATCGTTTCAAAGGTGTACGGGCGGCCAATTGCTATACGGCGGAAGTTGCGCGTCTGGCCCGTCAGCACAACAATGCAAATGTTCTCGTACTGGGGGGCCGCTTCATCGACCAGGAGACGGCAGGGCAATGTTTGCGCGCTTTTCTAGAAACCGATTTCGAAGGCGGCCGGCACCAGCGCCGTGTCGCCATGTTCGACGAAACCTAA
- a CDS encoding ABC transporter ATP-binding protein — MLSLEGVHTHYGPIEALRGVDLSVGEGEIVTLIGANGAGKSTLLMTICGNPHASAGRVLFEGEEITALPTFQIVRRGIAQSPEGRRIFPRMTVLENLQMGAIVGEEANFQEDLEAVFATFPILAERRGQRGGTLSGGEQQMLAIARALMSRPRLLLLDEPSLGLAPLIVKQIFAIIAEINRSRGMTILLVEQNAFHALRLTNRGYVMANGKIVLQGTGEELMANAEVKSAYLEGGH, encoded by the coding sequence ATGCTTTCGCTAGAAGGTGTGCACACACATTACGGGCCCATCGAGGCCTTGCGCGGTGTCGATCTCAGTGTCGGTGAAGGCGAGATAGTCACTTTGATCGGCGCCAATGGCGCCGGCAAGTCGACATTGTTGATGACCATTTGCGGCAACCCCCACGCTAGCGCCGGGCGCGTGCTCTTCGAAGGCGAGGAGATCACGGCGCTACCGACCTTCCAGATCGTCCGCCGCGGCATAGCGCAGTCGCCCGAAGGGCGACGCATCTTTCCTCGCATGACGGTGCTAGAAAATCTGCAAATGGGCGCCATCGTGGGCGAGGAAGCGAACTTTCAGGAAGATCTTGAAGCGGTTTTCGCCACCTTTCCCATTTTAGCCGAGCGCCGCGGCCAGCGAGGCGGCACACTCTCGGGTGGGGAACAGCAGATGCTCGCCATCGCTCGCGCCCTGATGAGCCGGCCGCGCCTGTTGCTGCTCGACGAGCCCTCGCTCGGCCTGGCGCCGTTGATCGTCAAGCAGATCTTTGCGATCATTGCCGAGATCAACCGCAGCCGTGGCATGACCATTCTGCTGGTTGAGCAGAATGCCTTTCACGCTCTGCGTCTTACGAACCGCGGCTATGTTATGGCCAACGGCAAGATCGTGTTGCAGGGCACGGGTGAGGAGTTGATGGCCAATGCCGAGGTCAAGTCGGCCTATCTCGAGGGAGGGCATTGA
- the ribB gene encoding 3,4-dihydroxy-2-butanone-4-phosphate synthase: MNVVADSTSMDSPFSRIEDLIDDARNGRMFVLVDDEGRENEGDLIVPAEFATPEAINFMARHGRGLVCLALSPDRATKLELEPMQRRNVKRFDTAFTVSIEATDGVSTGISASDRAHTIHTAIDPRSTATDITTPGHVFPVVARDGGVLVRAGHTEAAVDVARLAGLEPAGVICEIMNDDGSMARRDDLIAYCQKHGLKIGTIADLIAYRRRVDRVVERLLERDFESRWGGNFRMIVYVNTADGTEHAALVKGNLGGDAPVLVRMHRVNPLIDIMGDTATGRGDELHRAMELIAEEGRGVVVVIRAARPDSLSTLLEGHEIEPDESGGALRAYGTGAQILLDLGIREMVLLSNSERIVVGLGGFGLSIAGRRPIKGGD, encoded by the coding sequence ATGAACGTGGTGGCTGATTCGACATCGATGGACTCGCCCTTCTCGCGGATCGAGGACCTGATCGACGACGCGCGTAACGGCCGCATGTTCGTTCTAGTTGATGATGAAGGTCGAGAGAACGAGGGCGATCTGATAGTGCCGGCTGAGTTCGCCACGCCAGAAGCGATCAATTTTATGGCTCGCCACGGTCGCGGGCTGGTCTGCTTGGCGCTATCGCCAGACCGCGCAACCAAGCTTGAACTCGAGCCGATGCAGCGGCGCAACGTCAAGCGCTTTGACACCGCGTTCACGGTCTCTATCGAGGCGACCGATGGAGTCTCTACGGGTATCTCCGCCTCTGACCGCGCCCATACCATCCACACCGCCATCGACCCCCGTAGCACCGCTACTGACATTACGACGCCCGGGCACGTCTTTCCCGTCGTGGCGCGCGATGGTGGTGTTTTGGTGCGCGCCGGCCACACTGAAGCGGCAGTCGATGTTGCGCGCCTCGCCGGCCTGGAGCCAGCTGGGGTGATCTGCGAGATCATGAATGACGACGGCTCTATGGCGCGACGCGACGATCTCATCGCCTATTGCCAGAAGCACGGTCTCAAGATCGGCACGATCGCCGACCTCATCGCCTATCGCCGTCGCGTCGACCGCGTTGTCGAGCGGTTGCTGGAGCGGGACTTTGAGAGCCGTTGGGGCGGCAACTTCCGCATGATCGTGTACGTCAATACTGCGGACGGGACCGAACACGCGGCACTGGTCAAGGGCAATCTTGGCGGCGATGCACCGGTGCTCGTGCGCATGCACCGGGTCAATCCGTTGATCGATATCATGGGCGACACCGCGACGGGGCGCGGCGATGAATTGCATCGGGCCATGGAGTTGATCGCCGAAGAAGGTCGTGGCGTCGTTGTAGTCATCCGTGCGGCACGCCCGGATTCGCTGTCGACGCTGCTTGAGGGGCACGAGATTGAGCCCGACGAGAGCGGCGGCGCCCTGCGTGCTTACGGCACCGGGGCGCAAATCCTGCTTGATCTCGGTATTCGCGAGATGGTGCTGCTGAGCAATTCCGAGCGCATAGTGGTCGGCCTCGGGGGCTTCGGTCTCAGCATCGCCGGACGCCGGCCGATCAAAGGCGGAGACTGA
- the glyA gene encoding serine hydroxymethyltransferase, with product MSTSSSTACEPIFSISAYFDADPDLFGAIETERHRQQDQVELIASENIVSEAVLAAQGSVLTNKYAEGYPGRRYYGGCEFVDVAERLAIERATKLFDCGWVNVQPHSGAQANQTVMLGLLRPGDTVLGMSLAAGGHLSHGAKPNMSGKWLNAVQYGVREADGRIDMDEVACLAEKHRPALIIAGASAYSREIDFAVFRAIADSVDAYLHVDMAHIAGLVAVGAHPSPLPHAHVVTSTTHKTLRGPRGGMVLSNNAAIGKKMDSALFPGLQGGPLMHVIAAKAVALGEALQPTFADYIRAVVANAQALAGTLKARGVDIVTGGTDNHMLLVDLRRKGLTGKVVEAGLERAGLTCNKNAVPFDPRKPSVTSGIRLGSPAATSRGFGVAEFRQVGELIGNVLDGLAKRGPDGDAQVEARTLGEVRELCQRFPIYQHR from the coding sequence ATGAGCACATCGTCTTCCACCGCTTGCGAACCTATCTTCAGCATATCCGCTTACTTTGACGCCGATCCGGACCTGTTTGGTGCCATCGAGACCGAGCGCCATCGCCAGCAGGACCAGGTCGAGCTAATTGCTTCGGAGAACATCGTCAGCGAGGCGGTGTTGGCGGCACAGGGCTCGGTCCTGACCAACAAATATGCGGAAGGTTATCCGGGTCGACGCTACTATGGCGGTTGCGAGTTCGTCGATGTGGCCGAGCGCCTGGCAATTGAGCGTGCGACAAAGTTGTTTGATTGCGGCTGGGTCAACGTCCAACCCCATTCCGGCGCCCAGGCGAACCAGACCGTGATGCTGGGTTTGCTGCGGCCCGGTGATACGGTTTTGGGCATGTCGCTCGCGGCAGGCGGCCATCTCAGCCATGGCGCCAAGCCAAACATGTCCGGCAAGTGGCTTAACGCTGTTCAATACGGCGTGCGCGAGGCCGACGGGCGCATCGATATGGACGAGGTGGCGTGCCTAGCCGAAAAGCATCGTCCCGCCCTTATTATTGCAGGGGCGTCGGCTTATTCGCGTGAGATTGATTTTGCGGTTTTTAGGGCCATTGCTGACTCCGTCGACGCCTATCTCCATGTTGACATGGCGCATATCGCTGGCCTGGTCGCGGTCGGCGCTCATCCGAGCCCCTTGCCGCACGCCCATGTAGTTACCAGCACCACGCACAAGACTTTGCGCGGGCCGCGCGGCGGTATGGTCTTGAGCAATAATGCTGCCATCGGCAAGAAAATGGATTCGGCCCTGTTTCCGGGCCTTCAGGGAGGGCCGCTGATGCACGTCATTGCGGCCAAGGCAGTGGCGCTTGGCGAGGCGTTGCAGCCGACCTTCGCTGATTATATTCGTGCCGTGGTGGCCAATGCTCAGGCACTTGCCGGCACTCTGAAGGCGCGCGGCGTTGATATCGTGACCGGCGGCACCGATAACCACATGCTGTTGGTTGACCTCCGCAGAAAGGGCCTGACCGGCAAGGTCGTCGAGGCCGGATTGGAACGCGCCGGGCTCACTTGCAACAAGAATGCCGTGCCCTTCGATCCGCGGAAGCCTTCAGTGACTTCGGGTATCCGCCTCGGCAGCCCGGCGGCCACCAGCCGCGGCTTCGGTGTTGCCGAGTTCCGCCAAGTCGGCGAGTTGATCGGCAATGTTTTGGACGGGCTTGCCAAGAGGGGTCCCGACGGCGATGCCCAGGTCGAGGCGCGCACTCTCGGCGAGGTGCGCGAGCTCTGCCAGCGTTTCCCAATCTACCAGCATAGATAG
- the ribH gene encoding 6,7-dimethyl-8-ribityllumazine synthase gives MAGLPFAPRVLLVVARYYEDIAAELEAGAVAALEASGASWESVAVPGALEIPGAIASAHRLGAYDGYVALGCIIRGETSHYDIVAGESARGLTSLAIDHGAALGNGILTTEDYDQAMKRAAVLDGNKGAVAVEACLALIDLARRFASDA, from the coding sequence ATGGCGGGATTGCCTTTCGCCCCACGCGTGCTACTGGTGGTGGCGCGCTACTACGAAGACATCGCCGCCGAGCTCGAGGCCGGTGCGGTTGCTGCTCTCGAAGCCTCCGGGGCAAGTTGGGAGAGTGTCGCCGTACCCGGCGCGCTGGAGATACCCGGCGCAATTGCCAGCGCCCACCGCCTTGGCGCCTATGACGGCTATGTCGCACTCGGCTGCATCATCCGTGGTGAGACCAGCCACTATGATATTGTCGCCGGCGAGAGCGCACGCGGGTTGACCAGCCTTGCCATTGACCATGGTGCTGCGCTCGGCAATGGTATCTTAACTACCGAAGACTACGACCAGGCCATGAAGCGTGCCGCTGTGTTAGACGGCAACAAGGGCGCTGTAGCGGTTGAGGCATGTCTCGCCCTAATCGATTTGGCACGGCGTTTCGCGAGCGACGCGTGA
- the ribD gene encoding bifunctional diaminohydroxyphosphoribosylaminopyrimidine deaminase/5-amino-6-(5-phosphoribosylamino)uracil reductase RibD: MTRRTEHHRHMTAALTLARRGLGAVWPNPAVGCILVREQQVVGRGWTQPGGRPHAETEALRRAGEAAVGATAYVTLEPCAHEGKTPPCADALIEARIGCCVVATEDPDRRVGGAGLARLRDAGIQVIEGLCREEARDLNAGYLLRCEQGRPLVTLKTATTLDGRIATAGGDREWITAELARARAHLLRAEHDAVMVGARTAMSDRPRLTCRLPGLAERSPVRVVADSRLRLPLTDPLVAEHEEAPTWIVALQNADTARRRAFSDCGVEVISVAADDGGVSVAATLQALAARGITRLLVEGGGRLTASLIAADCVDRIAWFRAASVIGGDGVAAVAGLGLDAMADKPRFERISLMALGEDVLETYARRE, translated from the coding sequence GTGACAAGGAGGACTGAGCATCACAGGCACATGACCGCCGCGCTGACCCTGGCGCGGCGCGGCCTCGGCGCGGTCTGGCCCAATCCCGCCGTCGGCTGCATCCTGGTGCGTGAGCAGCAGGTGGTGGGACGCGGCTGGACCCAGCCTGGTGGCCGGCCGCACGCTGAAACCGAAGCCTTGCGGCGCGCTGGTGAGGCGGCAGTCGGCGCTACGGCCTATGTCACCCTCGAGCCCTGCGCCCATGAGGGGAAGACCCCACCTTGTGCCGACGCCTTGATCGAGGCCCGCATTGGGTGCTGCGTTGTGGCTACGGAGGATCCCGATCGGCGCGTGGGTGGGGCCGGCCTAGCGCGCCTCCGGGATGCCGGCATCCAGGTCATAGAGGGGCTCTGCCGCGAAGAAGCTAGGGACCTAAATGCCGGCTACCTGTTGCGTTGCGAGCAGGGGCGTCCCCTAGTGACCCTGAAGACAGCGACCACGCTCGACGGTCGTATCGCGACGGCGGGCGGCGACAGAGAATGGATAACGGCTGAGTTGGCGCGGGCCCGGGCGCATCTCCTGCGGGCCGAGCATGATGCGGTGATGGTCGGTGCGCGCACCGCCATGTCGGACCGACCGCGCCTGACCTGTCGGCTTCCTGGGCTCGCCGAACGTTCGCCGGTGCGCGTTGTGGCCGACAGCCGGTTGCGCCTGCCGCTCACCGACCCGCTGGTCGCCGAACACGAGGAGGCGCCAACTTGGATCGTGGCCTTGCAAAACGCCGATACGGCGCGCCGCCGCGCCTTTTCAGATTGCGGCGTTGAGGTGATTTCCGTGGCTGCTGACGACGGCGGTGTTTCTGTGGCTGCGACACTACAGGCTCTGGCCGCGCGGGGCATCACGCGGCTGCTGGTTGAAGGTGGCGGACGCCTGACCGCGAGCCTGATCGCCGCCGATTGCGTCGATCGCATCGCCTGGTTCCGGGCCGCCTCGGTGATTGGCGGCGATGGCGTGGCCGCCGTAGCAGGGCTGGGCCTGGATGCGATGGCCGACAAGCCACGTTTCGAGCGCATATCGCTCATGGCTCTTGGCGAGGATGTGCTGGAAACTTACGCTCGTCGGGAATAG
- the nrdR gene encoding transcriptional regulator NrdR → MRCPFCGDKDTQVKDSRPTEDNAVIRRRRFCPSCGSRFTTFERVQLRDLTVVKKDGTRTPFDREKLARSIEIAVRKRPVEPERIERLVSGIVRRLESSGESDIPSNEIGEMVMEALSGLDPVAFVRFASVYRNFREARDFEEFVELLPRDKED, encoded by the coding sequence ATGCGCTGTCCATTCTGCGGCGACAAAGACACTCAGGTTAAGGATTCGCGCCCGACCGAGGACAATGCGGTCATTCGCCGGCGCCGCTTTTGCCCCTCTTGCGGTTCGCGCTTCACGACCTTCGAGCGGGTGCAGCTGCGCGATCTGACCGTGGTCAAGAAGGATGGTACGCGCACGCCCTTCGACCGCGAGAAGCTGGCGCGCTCGATCGAAATCGCAGTGCGTAAGCGTCCCGTTGAGCCCGAACGCATAGAGCGCCTAGTCAGTGGCATTGTGCGCCGTCTGGAGAGTTCTGGCGAATCCGATATTCCCTCCAACGAGATTGGCGAGATGGTGATGGAGGCTTTGTCCGGTCTCGATCCGGTTGCCTTTGTGCGGTTCGCCTCGGTCTATCGCAATTTCCGCGAGGCCAGGGATTTCGAGGAGTTCGTCGAGCTGCTGCCCCGTGACAAGGAGGACTGA
- a CDS encoding M48 family metalloprotease: protein MRTLATACTLLITSACAQSLPDIAPGDTDQVVAEHDERGIWAEMEQAESALLTSGALVADETLQAYVREVACRVASDYCGDIRVYVVERAGFNASMAPNGFMTVWTGLLLRVENEAQLAAVLGHEVAHYQRRHTLERWRSTRAATSAVTFLSIAAAVGGYGGAGNLVQLATQLALLSYSREQEREADSLGFERLVAASYDAEAAAAVWRNALAEQDAMDEDQAPPVLLSTHPASDERLTNLAALADMRGGERFAGRFDAAVARHRNEWIAAEIGKGRYGALDVVLQRLGDNGVASYWRGEMFRRSGETKKALAAYRMAVVSPEAPAVAHRGLGLTLWSLGRDSEALRAFTRYLVTAPQAKDTAMIRAYIKELK, encoded by the coding sequence GTGAGAACTCTGGCGACGGCCTGCACGCTTCTGATCACTAGCGCCTGCGCCCAGTCATTGCCTGACATCGCACCCGGCGACACCGACCAGGTGGTGGCGGAGCACGACGAGCGCGGCATATGGGCTGAGATGGAGCAAGCCGAGAGTGCCCTCCTGACCTCGGGTGCTCTGGTCGCAGATGAAACCTTGCAAGCCTATGTGAGAGAGGTGGCCTGCCGCGTCGCCAGCGACTATTGCGGCGACATCCGCGTTTATGTTGTCGAGCGCGCAGGCTTCAACGCCTCAATGGCACCGAACGGCTTTATGACGGTCTGGACAGGCCTGCTACTGCGCGTCGAGAACGAGGCCCAGCTCGCTGCCGTGCTCGGCCACGAGGTCGCCCACTATCAGCGCCGCCACACGCTTGAGCGCTGGCGCTCGACGCGCGCGGCCACATCAGCGGTAACATTCCTTTCGATCGCCGCAGCAGTCGGGGGCTATGGTGGCGCCGGCAATCTCGTGCAGCTTGCCACTCAGCTCGCCTTGCTTAGTTACTCGCGGGAGCAGGAGCGCGAGGCCGATAGCCTTGGCTTCGAACGCCTCGTCGCGGCCAGCTACGATGCCGAGGCTGCTGCCGCCGTCTGGCGCAATGCACTGGCCGAGCAGGACGCTATGGATGAAGACCAAGCGCCGCCCGTGCTGCTTTCAACCCATCCGGCCAGCGACGAGCGCCTAACCAATCTTGCGGCGCTCGCCGACATGCGGGGTGGCGAGCGCTTCGCCGGGCGCTTTGACGCAGCCGTCGCACGCCATCGCAACGAGTGGATCGCTGCGGAAATTGGCAAGGGTCGCTACGGCGCGCTGGACGTGGTGCTGCAACGCCTCGGCGATAACGGCGTGGCGAGTTACTGGCGCGGCGAGATGTTCCGCCGCAGCGGCGAAACTAAGAAGGCCTTGGCCGCCTATCGTATGGCTGTGGTGAGCCCAGAGGCACCAGCCGTAGCCCATCGCGGGCTTGGGCTTACCTTGTGGTCGCTCGGCCGCGATAGCGAGGCCCTGCGCGCCTTTACCCGCTATCTCGTAACCGCTCCGCAAGCCAAGGACACGGCGATGATCCGTGCCTATATCAAGGAACTCAAATGA
- the thiL gene encoding thiamine-phosphate kinase: MANRASEFALIETLFRPLSEGFPGALGLKDDAALLSADEELAVTQDGLVAGVHFPLDETPEAIAAKALRVNLSDLAAMGAAPLAYLLTLALPDEIDGTWLRRFCASLGEEQGRWGIMLAGGDTVSTPGPLMLSITALGTVPVGAALRRSGARPGDSVYVSGTIGDGVLGLAVLRGELSAAGCGSLVERLRLPTPRVALGRALIGVASACADISDGLVADTGHIAEASGVAIAIDAAAVPLSDAAKAVVAEEPAWFPRMLTGGDDYELVFTAGEAVAEGIPIGSVEPGRGVTVLAADGTPMTFDDCGYRHF; encoded by the coding sequence ATGGCCAACAGGGCAAGTGAGTTCGCGCTGATCGAAACGCTCTTCCGCCCTCTGTCCGAGGGCTTTCCCGGCGCACTGGGACTTAAGGACGATGCGGCGTTATTATCGGCCGACGAAGAGCTGGCGGTGACCCAGGATGGCCTCGTCGCCGGGGTGCATTTTCCCCTGGACGAGACGCCAGAAGCGATCGCCGCCAAGGCACTGCGCGTAAACCTCAGCGACCTTGCCGCGATGGGCGCTGCGCCGCTAGCCTATCTGCTTACCCTAGCGCTACCGGACGAGATTGACGGGACTTGGCTGCGCCGCTTCTGTGCCAGCCTCGGCGAGGAGCAGGGGCGCTGGGGTATCATGCTTGCCGGTGGCGATACGGTCTCGACGCCCGGCCCACTGATGCTTTCTATCACTGCATTAGGCACAGTACCTGTTGGTGCCGCATTGCGTCGATCGGGTGCGCGGCCGGGGGATTCAGTCTATGTCTCGGGCACTATCGGCGATGGTGTTCTGGGCCTCGCGGTCCTGAGGGGAGAGTTGTCCGCTGCCGGGTGCGGGTCGCTCGTCGAGCGCCTGCGCCTACCGACACCTCGCGTGGCGCTCGGCCGCGCCCTCATCGGCGTGGCAAGCGCTTGCGCTGATATCTCTGACGGGCTCGTCGCCGATACCGGCCATATTGCTGAGGCCTCGGGTGTCGCCATCGCGATAGATGCCGCAGCGGTGCCCCTGTCGGATGCTGCCAAGGCGGTTGTGGCGGAGGAACCTGCCTGGTTTCCTCGCATGCTAACAGGTGGCGATGACTACGAGCTGGTGTTTACTGCAGGTGAAGCCGTCGCAGAGGGAATACCAATAGGTAGCGTCGAACCAGGGCGGGGTGTCACAGTCCTGGCCGCCGACGGCACTCCCATGACTTTCGACGATTGCGGCTACCGTCACTTCTGA